In Hamadaea flava, a genomic segment contains:
- the sufU gene encoding Fe-S cluster assembly sulfur transfer protein SufU, which produces MQLDQLYQEIILDHYKRPLGRGLREPYGAEAHHVNPTCGDEITLRVNAGDGKIVDVSWEGQGCSISQASASILHELLTGSAVSEALKVHETFVELMQSKGQIEPDEEVLGDAVAFAGVAKYPARVKCALLSWMAFKDALARAGAMEVPS; this is translated from the coding sequence ATGCAGCTCGATCAGCTCTACCAAGAGATCATCCTCGATCACTACAAGCGCCCGCTCGGCCGAGGGCTCCGTGAGCCCTACGGTGCGGAGGCGCACCACGTGAACCCCACCTGCGGGGACGAGATCACCCTGCGGGTCAACGCCGGCGACGGCAAGATCGTCGACGTGTCGTGGGAGGGGCAGGGCTGCTCGATCAGCCAAGCCTCGGCGAGCATCCTGCACGAACTGCTCACCGGTTCGGCCGTGAGCGAGGCGCTGAAGGTGCACGAGACGTTCGTGGAGCTGATGCAGAGCAAGGGCCAGATCGAGCCCGACGAGGAGGTCCTCGGCGACGCGGTCGCGTTCGCCGGGGTGGCGAAGTATCCGGCGCGGGTGAAATGCGCGCTGCTTTCCTGGATGGCGTTCAAGGACGCGCTGGCGCGGGCCGGCGCGATGGAGGTTCCCTCATGA
- a CDS encoding metal-sulfur cluster assembly factor, giving the protein MSEVVSSDTSAVTEAEVSADTRATEAEVSTVSRATEAEVEEAMKDVVDPELGINVVDLGLIYGVHVDDDNVVTLDMTLTSAACPLTDVIEDQARSAVCGGPGGGLASDIRINWVWLPPWGPDKITDEGRDQLRALGFNV; this is encoded by the coding sequence ATGAGCGAAGTGGTTTCTTCGGACACGTCGGCTGTCACGGAGGCCGAGGTCTCGGCTGACACGCGGGCGACCGAGGCCGAGGTCTCGACTGTCTCGCGGGCGACGGAGGCCGAGGTCGAGGAGGCGATGAAGGACGTCGTCGACCCCGAGCTGGGGATCAACGTCGTGGACCTCGGCCTGATCTACGGCGTCCACGTCGACGACGACAACGTCGTCACCCTCGACATGACGCTGACCTCGGCGGCCTGCCCGCTGACCGACGTCATCGAGGACCAGGCGCGGTCGGCTGTCTGTGGCGGCCCCGGTGGCGGTCTCGCCTCCGACATCCGCATCAACTGGGTGTGGCTGCCGCCGTGGGGCCCGGACAAGATCACCGACGAGGGCCGGGATCAGCTCCGGGCGCTCGGCTTCAACGTCTGA